The Sphingosinicellaceae bacterium genome includes the window GCGGGCGAGATCGACGTAGGCGTCGATCGCCTCCGGGTCGACGTCGATCCGTTCCGCCCGCCGCGCGGCTTCGGCGACCAGCAGTCGCGCCGCTTCATGAGCGCCCGCAGCCACCGCGAACCGCGCTCGTGCCACTGGATCATCGCGCCGCAGCCGTTCGGCGTGCAGCGCCATGATGCGGTCGAGGCCGCCAAGCTGGACGGCGATCACCCGCCACGCCCCGCCCGAAAACCACGGGCTCCGGTAATAGTCGCCGGGGCCGCCGATCACCGCCGCGTCGGGCACCTCGACACCGTCGAAATCGACGCTCCCGGTCGTCGTCCCACGCATGCCCGAGGCGCGCCACACCGTGAGGTCGATCCTGACGGCCAGATCGCGGAGGTCGGGCAGCAGCATGAGTGTCTCGCCGTCGACGCGGGCGGTCACCACCGGCCGCCGGACACTCCCCGCCCCGGAACAGTGCACCTTGCTGCCGGACAGGAGGTAGCCGCCCGCGACCCGCGTGGCCGTGACGCCGCCGCCACGCTCTGCGTTCCAGACGCCGGAAATCCGACCGGCTGCGACCTCGTGTTCAAGGATTGCTGCCGCTTGCCCCCCGCCGTAGCGGTCGACCAGCTTGACCGCGTTGAGGTGGCCCTCGAACAGCCGTCCGACCGTCAGGCTCGCGCCGCCGATCGCTGCGAGTACCGGCAGCGCCCTCGCGTCGAGCAGGTCGACACACGCCAGGACGAATCCGGCCTCCACGAGGTCGACAATATCATACGCCGGGAATGCGGCGGCCGCATCGACTCCTTCGGCACGCCGCCAGATTCGGGCGGTGACCGCTGGCAGCGTCCCGTCATCGTCAGGAACGATTGGAAGCAGTTGGGCATTGCGCATCCGTGACGAACCCCCGCCGACCCGCTGCGTTCCGCCGAATTTTGGCAGGTGCGGTCTTGCGCATGACTGCAGGCCGCCGCCTCGTCGTGATTGCGCCGCATCCCGATGACGAGACACTCGGCTGTGGCAGCCTGATCGTGAGCGCGGTCCGTCTCGGCATACCGGTCGGCATCATTGCGCTGACCAACGGCGACGCCTCGCACCCGTCGTCGCGGCGCTGGCCCCCGGCGGCATTGGGCCGCCTGCGTAGCGGCGAGCAGCGCAGGGCCTTGGCGCGGCTGGGAGCGGGCGACGCGAAGGTCCGCCGTCTCGGCTGGGGCGATGGCCGGGTCGCGGGCGATGCGGATGGGCGTCGCTTGAGCCGAGCCTTGATCGCCCTGCGTGCCGGGGTCGTGCTGGTCACCTCGGACGCCGACCATCAC containing:
- a CDS encoding PIG-L family deacetylase; translation: MTAGRRLVVIAPHPDDETLGCGSLIVSAVRLGIPVGIIALTNGDASHPSSRRWPPAALGRLRSGEQRRALARLGAGDAKVRRLGWGDGRVAGDADGRRLSRALIALRAGVVLVTSDADHHPDHQAAARLARGAAGRLGLPLVIYAVWSRVDTVRRGFRRDRARKSWAMAAHRSQVAGYIADDPDGFRLSPAALASLIAGPEQFGI